ACAATGGCAAGACCAATGGCGACTTCAGCAGCTGCCACAGTTAAAATAAAAAGCACAAAAACCTGGCCGACCAAATCTCCCAGATGAGATGAAAACGCCACAAAATTGATATTAATTGCCAGCAACATCAACTCAAAGGACATTAAAATGGTAATCACATTTTTGCGCGCCAAAATCACACCGGCCAAACCAATGGTAAACAAGCAAGCTGCAAGAGTTAGGTAGTGGCTTAAACCGATTGTTAACATGCTTTTCCAATCATCGAATCAATTCCTTGGCCAGATTCAACGGTTTTAATCTCTACAGCTTCTTTTGGGCTACGATAAATCTGTGTTCGCACATCCTGGCGCTTGACGTCCGGGCGCCGCCTGAGCGTCAAGACAATGGCTCCGATCATTGCCACCAAAAGGACAAGTCCTACGGTTTGAAAGACATAAACATAATCGGTGTAGATAAGCTGTCCTAGTGCATGGGTATTCGATAAAACGGTATCGGGAGGGGTGGGTGCCATTAAAACTTCTTCGGACCCTGCCCCGCGCAACCATACTCTGGTAACTACCAAGGCTTCCGCCAATAACAAGCTCAACACCAAAACTCCCATTGGCATTTTCCGACAAAAGGCATCAAAAATTTTTCTCCATGATCTATGGCACACTCGGGTGAAGAAAAGTTCAGTTAGTACTCCACCCAATACGAGCGAGCAAAAGACAATGACAGCTGTGATGGAGTCTGGACGGGAAAAGTCAAATTTTTGAGCGGTTAATTGTTGGGTCAAAAGAGTAATTAGTACCACAGTTGCAGCAATGAAGATGGCTGCAACAAGCACATAGGCTAAAAACCAGGAAAAGGAAAGAGCAAAGGCCCGCATTTTTGGAATCAGCGGTTTTCTTGTCGTTGGTTGTTTGATCTCCAGCATCATTACCACAAAAAGAAATAAAACGGCAATGGCTCCTACATAAACCACCACAAGCATCATGGCCAGAAATTCTGCCCGCATCAAAACAAAAAGGCCAGCAGCATTGAAAAAAGCTAGAATGAGAAAGAAAACAGAGTGTACGGGATTACGGGCGGTGATCACCATCACTGCCGAGCCCAAGATGACAGCTGAAAACAGATAAAAGGCAAGTGCGTCCATCAACACTCTTTCGTGTTTTGAAATTTGACTCAGTATAGCAACGTTTTTACTCGGTGCAAATGGGGAATTAAGAGATTCAGCCACTCCAGCTGTATGGTTGGAGCAATTCGCCACAGTTATACACTTCATGGACTCAATCAGACAAACATAAAATTAAGGTGTGACGAAGCACTAGTTACATTTCTCAAGAGTCGAGGATTTTATGGAATTTTGTCAGCAATGCCTTCCATCTTCTTTTCCAAACCTGCTATACTGAAGTGGAATTAAAACCTCTGTTTCCTGATACGCTCGAAGTGCTCATTTACCCAAGTAAACTGCGCGCTTCTCGCTATCATTAAACTAGAGGTTTTGAGTTCACGATATACCCGTGCTGAATCAAAATGTTGAATTTTATGGCAGTGAAAAGCGCGCAGTTTACTTGGGTAAATGAGCACTTTGAGTGCACCAGAAAATCAACAGTTTGATTCAGCTTCAGTATAGTATAGAATTAAAATAATAAAAGCAAAATAGGGAGCAGATATGGTAAAGCAGATATTAATTTTTCTGTGGTTTGCAATTGTGTCACTGGTAACTGCACCGATAATGGCTAACTCGACTAAACAAGAGAAGATTGAGAAAAAAGAAGAGAAAAAAGGTGGTCAAGCAGACCCAGAAAAAAATGAAGAGAAGGGTCAAACTGAAGTTGAGGAGAAAGCTGGAGAAAAACCAGAATCAACAGCAGAATTGACGTATCGCAGTCTGCATTTGCCGCAATTTGTTGAAATGCCCGAGGAACCTCCCGAGTCAAATCCGGCACAGTTGGGGAAATTGCGTGAAGAAAAAGAGCAACTTGAGATTCTGATTAAGGATGATTTACAAAATCTTCAGGCAATCAAGCAGGGATTTGAAGATCAGCAATCGGCTTTGCCTCAGCATGAATGGAAAGAAGCGCTTGTTACCAGCAAAGATAAAGAAACTGAGATTCAGCAAAGGATTTCACGAAATATGGAGGCCCTTGAGAAAGTAAAAAATGAGCTGACGTATCTAACGGGGATTTTATGAATCTTTCATTTCAGCCAAAACTTCCCGCACCAATGGGATCGTAATTTTGCGCTGTTTTGCCAGGGCAAGTTCATTCATTTTCTGCACCACATGTTTAACGCTTGCAAAAGAGCGGTCGATGCGGGGCAGGATATAATCCACCACGTTGGTTGAGATCATAATTTGCTGGTCGGCAAACAGTTTAATCATGATGGCTTTGAGCAGTGCATCATCGGGTTGGCAAATGGCAACTGCGGGTGTTGCGTTAAGACGTGAGCTAAGATCAGCAAGTGTGAGCTCCCACATTTTAGGATGAGTTTCAGTGTTGATCAGCAAAAATTGCTGCTGTTCTTTGGCAAGATTATATAGATGCAGCAGGGCTTTTTGATTTACCGGTTGGTTAATCTGATCTAGAGCAATTGAGCAGGGTTTTTCATGCCAGCGGCCTAAATCAAAATCGTCCCACTGTTGACCAGACAACAGTTGTGCTCCTGATTTTTCAGCCCAGATGTGAGCTAGATGGGTTTTACCGCAGCCTAAGGGGCCGTAGAGAGTCAGAGCGTGTGCAGGCCACTGCGGCCATTGGTTAATCCACTGCCAGGCTGCTTCATTGCTGCTTGATGCGACAAAGTCACCGGCATGGTAGGTAGGGGCCAGATGTAAATTTAGGGCTGATTGTACCACGGACATGACACCTATGATGTAGACGGCTGGGAATTGCTTGGCTCAGCCAAATGATTCAACCCGATGAAGACGTAGGCACCACCGGAGTAGATGGTTGTGAGTGCAACAGAGTACAGCATAGTTAGGTTGATCCAGGGGATCGTGATACCAAAAGCAGCATCTCCTAAAATCCACGCGACAAAAACAATTTGTAAAAAAGTATTGAGCTTGCTGCTCATGATGGGGCGTACAGGAAACGTTTTTCCAAGAACCGTTAACAGCAATACGCCACCCAAAATAAAAAGGTCCCGGAAAACAATAAGAATTACTAACCAGACCGGAATCATTGTCTTATAACCAAGGGTAAGATAGAGCCCTATCAACAGCACTTTGTCGGCTAAAGGATCTAAGTAGGCCCCAACGGTTGTCGATGCCTTGAGCGCGCGCGCCATAAATCCATCGACGATATCGGAGAGCCCTGCAATGGTTGCAGTGATGAATGCGGCCTGCATATAATTCATCAGGATTAGCCAGACTAATAATGGCACCGACAGCAGCCGCATAAGGCTCACTAAATTAGGCCAGCTTGAAATTACCAGGCGGAGGTGTTTGGATTTGTTCCCGTGGAGAGGATCCATCTGTTATCGGCTCCTTGACTAAGTTGCAATCCACGAGCACCCAATGCTGACTCCAACGCTGGGAGAGATCCTGAATATTTCATTTGGATATTAGCTGTTTTACTAGACATAGATTTTAGCTGCACTTTGTTGACTGGTGCTACATCTTGGAGCACTCGTTGGACATGCATCCATGTGTTTAAGTTGGCAAGAGGGATGGTGATGCTAAGGGGCTGTTGCTGGGTATCTTTTACAGGAGAAGCTTCTGTGGTTGTTTGGCCTTCCCCAACCATAGCACGGCTAGATCCAGATTGTCCCGTGTGATCTAGTGCTTTCAGCGCCGAGATGGTTTGTGCAACTGCCTGGGACCATGGAGTAGATTCTTTTAGCGAAATTGTTTGGCTCTGTAATGTGCCGTCCAGGGTCGTCAAAGTGATAGCGATGGTGATATTGCCATTTTTTTGTTGATGGGCAATGGCTAATAGAGCGCCACCAGCTCCATATCGGCGCGCCAGTTGGTGCAGGGCATTGATGTCTTGTGAGACCGCTTGCTCGGGGCTGACTTCTGAAATATCTGTCAAATCTCCCATCGGGATAATGATCGGGTGAGCTGTGCGAAAATGATTTTCCCGCAACCAGGATGTAAACCATGGATTATCTCGTTCCCAAAGTTTGCGTTGTGTCGCCGTTTCCAAGACAGGTATGACAACCAGAGAGTCTTTTCGTCCTCCTTGGACTTTCACATTCGTTTGCTGCATAAATTTTTTGACAGCGGCTTCATCAAAACGAAAATCGAGGGTGGCCACATAGCGGATAGCGGAATTCTTCTGCTTTTTGACTTCATAGTCTAATACCAAGTCCTCAAGTTTTTCTGGGGTAAGTCCTTCAAAATCAGGTGTTCCATCGTATCCTTGCAAGCGAGAAATAAGAATTTGAAAAGCCTTCATCCGACCATCTGCAAGAGCTTGCTCTTGTGCAGCCACAGCTGAGTCAGCTGTGGCATGGACTTGAATGTTACGCACAACGTATGTATCTACAAACGCATGCACAGGTGACAAAACGGTGAAGCTAAGCCCTAAAAGCAAAATTAGAAGGCTTCGTACCAGCATCAATATTATCCTACAAGCTCGGTTGTGCTAAAGAAAAAGGGAATCTCAAAGCCAGCAGTTTCAGGTGAGTCGGATCCGTGTACAGAATTACGCTCGATGGATTCACCAAAGTCTTTACGGATGGTCCCTTCATCTGCATTTTCAGGATTGGTTGCCCCCATGATGTCTCTATTTTTTTGAATGGCATCTTCACCTTCAAGGACTTGAACCACAACTGGTCCTGAAATCATGAAGGTGCACAGCTCATCAAAAAAGGGACGTTCTGAGTGTACAGCATAGAATTGTTCAGCTTGAATCCGGGTCATCCACAAGCGCCTTTGCGCGATAATTTTAAGACCCGACTTTTCAAAGCGCGCGTTAATAGCGCCTGTAAGGTTCCTTTTGGTTGCATCCGGTTTAATAATCGATAACGTACGTTCTGTAGCCATGCGTTGCTCCTTAGTGTTACAAATATTTTAAAGTGATTTGGCTTCCCACTTACCTGCGGGCGTCTGACACCAATAGCTTAATGTATGGCCTTTTTGGACATATTTTTCAATACGTGATTGCGCTTTTTGCAAAGCAATCTCGTTATTTCCATCAAATATATCTAAACAACGCTCGAAGGATTCAAGGTCGCTTGACTCCATACCATCGGTCAGCACAAGGATAGAGGCCTGATTAGGGTTTTCCCATTCAGATGTTAGCCAGATTTCTTGTTCTTCAGGAAATCCATCTTTTTTTGTGCCATGTGGCAGAAAAGTATTACTGGAATAGGTCCACAAGACATGGTTAAGTTCTTCCACGCGATCTGTCGATGCAGCAAGAACCACTGCACGTTTTCCGGTATCCACCACTCGCTCCATCAGTTTGGGGAGCGTTTTTTCTAAAGGTGTTGCGGTTAAATGATAAATACTTACGTCAGTCATAACACACTTTCTTAAGATTGCAGCTGAATCAAACTGTTGGTTTTCTGGTATACTCAAGGTGCTCATTTGTCTTCAAATATAAAATTGAACATTTTGATTCAGCACAAGTACAGCTTCAAGACTCGTAATTATCCTTGATCATACGATCCAACAAACGAACCCCAAAAGCAGTAGCACCTTTTTTCACGATAGGCAAATCTTTATCGGCCCAAGCAACTCCGGCAATATCCAAGTGTGCCCAAGGGGTGTCGTCTTCAACAAACCGTTGCAGGAATTGCGCAGCTGTAATACTCCCAGCTCCTCTCTTGCTCGTGATGTTTTGCACATCTGCTGACGGTGAGTCGAGAAGCCTATCGTAGTTTTTGTGTAAGGGGAACCGCCAAAGTTTCTCACCTACCTTGGCTCCAGCTTGTTCCAAACGCGTGGAGAGCTGATCATCATTAGAAAACAATCCGGCATACTCATCACCCAAACTGACCACAATTGCGCCAGTAAGAGTTGCAAGATCAACAATGAACTGAGGCTTGAACTCTTTTTGTGCATAGTACAGTGCATCAGCGAGCACCAAGCGTCCTTCAGCATCAGTATTGATGACCTCAATAGTTTGGCCTGACATTGAGGTGACAATGTCTCCGGGTCTTTGTGCTCCACCACCGGGCATATTTTCCACAAGTCCTACAACCCCCACAGCATTGACTTTGGCTTTGCGACTGGCTAGCGCTTGCATGAGGCCAACAACCACACCAGCACCGCCCATATCGTATTTCATTTCCTCCATCCCCGCAGATGGTTTGATGCTGATTCCACCTGTGTCAAAGGTGACACCCTTGCCAACAAAGGCCAACGGCGGCGTGGATTTATCTGTGCCATTCCACTGGATGACAGCAAGGTAGGATGGCTGGGTACTTCCCTGGCCAACGCCTAGCAGTGCGCCCATTCCAAGGGACTTCATTTTCTTTTCATTGAGGGTGTCAATTTTAAGCCCCGACGACTTTAAAGATTTAATGCGCTCAGCAAATGAGTCAGGATGGAGGACATTAGGGGGCTCAGATACCAATTCTCGGGTTAGGTAAATACCTGATAAAACATGCTTTTCGTATTCAAAAGCCCGTCTGGCAGCTTTTGGATTGGGCGTAATAAAAGTTATTTGTTGTAGCTTGGGTTTTTCATCTTCTTTTTTTTGGGTGTGATACTTATCAAAGCTCCACGAACGCAGGCAAGCACCCAATCCGACCAGTGTTGAGATTTTTTCTGAAGAAAATACAGGAAGGTCTAAATCACCAAGGCGAACTTCGGCAACCCGGTCTGGAGTTTGGGCGATCGATGCATAGATTCGCCCTCCCAAATCGGTGAGTTGGCATTCATCAATCTCGTCTTTTTCGCCCAATCCCACAGCAATAATCCGATCGAGATTTAGGCCATGAGGTGCGTTGAGGACAAGTATATCCTGTACATTTCCCTTAAAACGGCTTGCATCAAGAGCTTGCTGAAGACGTCCATGAATTTGCATATCTACATCTTTAGCGACTTTGGTCAAGGTATTGTTACTAAAAACGCCAACTACAAGGGCGTTTGTGTGCGACGCTGGTTGTGATGTAAACAGAATATCCATTAGCATTTCCTTTTTTAGTTACGCAAAATTTCCCCCATTGTTGCACGACTGCTAACTAATTCCAAGGAGTTATACCCGTGCCGAATCAAAATGTTGAATTTTATGGCAATTAAAAGCGTGCAATTTACATGGGTAAA
This region of Pseudomonadota bacterium genomic DNA includes:
- the nuoK gene encoding NADH-quinone oxidoreductase subunit NuoK, which codes for MLTIGLSHYLTLAACLFTIGLAGVILARKNVITILMSFELMLLAININFVAFSSHLGDLVGQVFVLFILTVAAAEVAIGLAIVMLYFRNRATVDLQDLSVMKG
- a CDS encoding leucyl aminopeptidase; this translates as MDILFTSQPASHTNALVVGVFSNNTLTKVAKDVDMQIHGRLQQALDASRFKGNVQDILVLNAPHGLNLDRIIAVGLGEKDEIDECQLTDLGGRIYASIAQTPDRVAEVRLGDLDLPVFSSEKISTLVGLGACLRSWSFDKYHTQKKEDEKPKLQQITFITPNPKAARRAFEYEKHVLSGIYLTRELVSEPPNVLHPDSFAERIKSLKSSGLKIDTLNEKKMKSLGMGALLGVGQGSTQPSYLAVIQWNGTDKSTPPLAFVGKGVTFDTGGISIKPSAGMEEMKYDMGGAGVVVGLMQALASRKAKVNAVGVVGLVENMPGGGAQRPGDIVTSMSGQTIEVINTDAEGRLVLADALYYAQKEFKPQFIVDLATLTGAIVVSLGDEYAGLFSNDDQLSTRLEQAGAKVGEKLWRFPLHKNYDRLLDSPSADVQNITSKRGAGSITAAQFLQRFVEDDTPWAHLDIAGVAWADKDLPIVKKGATAFGVRLLDRMIKDNYES
- a CDS encoding DnaA/Hda family protein translates to MVQSALNLHLAPTYHAGDFVASSSNEAAWQWINQWPQWPAHALTLYGPLGCGKTHLAHIWAEKSGAQLLSGQQWDDFDLGRWHEKPCSIALDQINQPVNQKALLHLYNLAKEQQQFLLINTETHPKMWELTLADLSSRLNATPAVAICQPDDALLKAIMIKLFADQQIMISTNVVDYILPRIDRSFASVKHVVQKMNELALAKQRKITIPLVREVLAEMKDS
- the ndk gene encoding nucleoside-diphosphate kinase, giving the protein MATERTLSIIKPDATKRNLTGAINARFEKSGLKIIAQRRLWMTRIQAEQFYAVHSERPFFDELCTFMISGPVVVQVLEGEDAIQKNRDIMGATNPENADEGTIRKDFGESIERNSVHGSDSPETAGFEIPFFFSTTELVG
- a CDS encoding CDP-alcohol phosphatidyltransferase family protein, with product MDPLHGNKSKHLRLVISSWPNLVSLMRLLSVPLLVWLILMNYMQAAFITATIAGLSDIVDGFMARALKASTTVGAYLDPLADKVLLIGLYLTLGYKTMIPVWLVILIVFRDLFILGGVLLLTVLGKTFPVRPIMSSKLNTFLQIVFVAWILGDAAFGITIPWINLTMLYSVALTTIYSGGAYVFIGLNHLAEPSNSQPSTS
- a CDS encoding DUF2066 domain-containing protein, translating into MLVRSLLILLLGLSFTVLSPVHAFVDTYVVRNIQVHATADSAVAAQEQALADGRMKAFQILISRLQGYDGTPDFEGLTPEKLEDLVLDYEVKKQKNSAIRYVATLDFRFDEAAVKKFMQQTNVKVQGGRKDSLVVIPVLETATQRKLWERDNPWFTSWLRENHFRTAHPIIIPMGDLTDISEVSPEQAVSQDINALHQLARRYGAGGALLAIAHQQKNGNITIAITLTTLDGTLQSQTISLKESTPWSQAVAQTISALKALDHTGQSGSSRAMVGEGQTTTEASPVKDTQQQPLSITIPLANLNTWMHVQRVLQDVAPVNKVQLKSMSSKTANIQMKYSGSLPALESALGARGLQLSQGADNRWILSTGTNPNTSAW
- a CDS encoding NADH-quinone oxidoreductase subunit J yields the protein MLMDALAFYLFSAVILGSAVMVITARNPVHSVFFLILAFFNAAGLFVLMRAEFLAMMLVVVYVGAIAVLFLFVVMMLEIKQPTTRKPLIPKMRAFALSFSWFLAYVLVAAIFIAATVVLITLLTQQLTAQKFDFSRPDSITAVIVFCSLVLGGVLTELFFTRVCHRSWRKIFDAFCRKMPMGVLVLSLLLAEALVVTRVWLRGAGSEEVLMAPTPPDTVLSNTHALGQLIYTDYVYVFQTVGLVLLVAMIGAIVLTLRRRPDVKRQDVRTQIYRSPKEAVEIKTVESGQGIDSMIGKAC
- a CDS encoding DNA polymerase III subunit chi; this translates as MTDVSIYHLTATPLEKTLPKLMERVVDTGKRAVVLAASTDRVEELNHVLWTYSSNTFLPHGTKKDGFPEEQEIWLTSEWENPNQASILVLTDGMESSDLESFERCLDIFDGNNEIALQKAQSRIEKYVQKGHTLSYWCQTPAGKWEAKSL